One genomic segment of Synechocystis sp. LKSZ1 includes these proteins:
- the rpoC1 gene encoding DNA-directed RNA polymerase subunit gamma, with the protein MKASTEPRFDYVKIAIASPERIRQWGERTLPNGTLVGEVTKPETINYRTLKPEMDGLFCEKIFGPSKDWECWCGKYKRVRHRGIVCERCGVEVTESRVRRHRMGYIKLAAPVTHVWYLKGIPSYLSILLDMPLRDVEQIVYFNAYVVLNPGNASNLQYKQLLTEDQWIEIEDQIYAEDSELYGIEVGIGAEAIQRLLEELNLEEEAEKLREEILNSKGQKRAKLIKRLRVIDNFIATNSQAEWMVLSVIPVIPPDLRPMVQLDGGRFATSDLNDLYRRVINRNNRLARLQEILAPEIIVRNEKRMLQEAVDALIDNGRRGRTVVGANNRPLKSLSDIIEGKQGRFRQNLLGKRVDYSGRSVIVVGPNLKIYQCGLPREMAIELFQPFVIHRLIKLNIVNNIKAAKKKILRGEPEVWTVLEEVITGHPVMLNRAPTLHRLGIQAFEPILVDGRAIQLHPLVCPAFNADFDGDQMAVHVPLSLESQAEARLLMLACHNILSPATGKPIVAPSQDMVLGCYYLTAENPKAQKGAGRYFASINDALKAYDQGQLDLHASVWIRYNDPDVVTEKPDIEVLKQEELEDGTIMKYYRERKVRETAGGEMLAQYIQTTPGRIIYNKTIMDALTF; encoded by the coding sequence ATGAAAGCATCCACAGAACCCCGGTTTGACTACGTCAAAATTGCTATCGCCTCACCGGAACGCATCCGGCAATGGGGAGAGCGCACGCTTCCCAATGGGACACTGGTTGGGGAAGTGACCAAACCCGAAACCATCAATTACCGTACCCTCAAGCCGGAAATGGATGGTCTGTTCTGTGAAAAAATCTTTGGCCCCTCGAAGGACTGGGAATGTTGGTGTGGCAAGTACAAACGAGTCCGCCACCGGGGCATTGTCTGTGAACGTTGTGGTGTAGAAGTCACTGAGTCCCGTGTGCGTCGCCACCGCATGGGCTACATCAAGTTAGCGGCCCCCGTCACCCATGTGTGGTACCTGAAGGGCATTCCCAGCTACCTGAGTATTCTTCTCGACATGCCCCTGCGGGATGTGGAGCAAATAGTCTATTTCAATGCCTACGTTGTCCTCAATCCGGGTAATGCCAGCAACTTGCAGTACAAGCAACTGCTGACGGAAGACCAATGGATCGAGATTGAAGATCAGATCTACGCCGAAGATTCGGAACTCTACGGCATTGAAGTAGGGATTGGGGCTGAAGCCATTCAACGCCTCCTCGAAGAACTCAACCTAGAGGAAGAAGCGGAAAAACTGCGGGAGGAAATTCTCAATAGTAAAGGGCAAAAACGGGCCAAGTTAATTAAGCGTCTGCGGGTAATTGATAACTTCATTGCCACCAATTCCCAGGCAGAATGGATGGTGCTGTCGGTGATTCCCGTCATTCCTCCTGATTTGCGTCCCATGGTGCAACTAGACGGGGGCCGTTTTGCTACCTCCGACCTTAATGATCTCTACCGTCGGGTAATTAACCGCAATAACCGTCTGGCCCGTTTGCAGGAAATTCTGGCCCCGGAAATTATTGTGCGTAATGAAAAACGGATGCTCCAGGAGGCAGTTGATGCCCTAATTGACAACGGCCGACGGGGCCGCACCGTGGTCGGGGCCAATAACCGCCCTCTCAAGTCTCTGTCTGACATCATTGAAGGGAAACAGGGCCGGTTCCGTCAAAACCTGCTGGGTAAACGGGTAGATTACTCCGGTCGTTCCGTCATCGTCGTTGGCCCTAACCTCAAAATCTACCAGTGTGGCCTACCCCGAGAAATGGCCATTGAATTATTCCAACCCTTTGTCATTCACCGACTGATTAAGCTCAACATCGTTAACAATATCAAGGCCGCCAAGAAAAAAATCCTGCGAGGGGAGCCCGAAGTCTGGACTGTCCTCGAAGAAGTGATTACGGGCCACCCCGTGATGCTAAACCGGGCACCGACCCTACACCGCTTAGGCATTCAGGCCTTTGAACCGATCCTGGTGGATGGTCGAGCCATTCAACTCCATCCCCTCGTCTGTCCGGCCTTTAATGCTGACTTTGATGGGGACCAAATGGCGGTTCACGTTCCCCTTTCCCTGGAATCCCAGGCGGAAGCGCGGCTGTTGATGCTGGCCTGCCACAACATTCTTTCGCCAGCAACGGGTAAACCAATCGTCGCCCCGTCCCAGGACATGGTGTTAGGTTGTTATTACCTCACGGCCGAAAATCCCAAGGCCCAGAAGGGCGCCGGCCGCTACTTCGCCAGTATTAATGATGCCCTCAAGGCCTACGACCAGGGCCAACTAGACCTCCATGCTTCGGTGTGGATTCGCTACAACGATCCTGATGTTGTTACCGAAAAACCCGATATTGAAGTACTCAAGCAAGAGGAACTCGAGGACGGTACCATCATGAAATACTATCGGGAACGGAAGGTACGGGAAACGGCCGGTGGAGAAATGTTGGCGCAATATATCCAAACGACCCCAGGCCGAATCATTTACAACAAAACCATCATGGATGCCTTGACGTTTTAG
- a CDS encoding S9 family peptidase: MTNPTLAPYGSWSSPLTADTILASSIGLGAVVWDGDDIYWLESRPQEKGRNVLVRYRQGQAEDITPAPFNVRTRVHEYGGGAFLVSGGTVYFSHFADNQLYRQGPGQEPQALTQGTTQRYADFVLDSARQRLIAVCEDHTLPGQEPENLLVAIDLVTGKVTPLAQGSNFYAAPRLSPDGQSLAWMSWDHPNLPWDNSQLWLAEIADNGDLVNPHCLAGLELAESIHEPKWGPDGGLYFSSDRSGWWNLYRYHQGQIQPLYPMAAEFAYPHWVFSLSTYSFTDANTIICTYSQDGYWHLACLDLQHQTLTALKTDNSNFSSLACNGQTLVCIASSPTEAARVVTTDLSCQAWQVLKRSSDVTLDPGYLSRPQAISFPTRDHHIAHAWYYPPQNKDYQGLAGERPPLLVKSHGGPTAQASNALNLRVQYWTSRGFAYLDVNYGGSTGYGRAYRQRLEGQWGCVDVADCVAAAQYLVDQGWVDSDKLAISGGSAGGYTTLAALTFHDTFKAGASYYGVSDLEALAKDTHKFEARYLDRLVGPYPEAIDRYRQRSPIYALERLHCPVIFFQGLEDKVVPPPQAEAMVAALREKGIPVAYVPFAEEQHGFRIAANIKRALEGEFYFYSRIFGFIPAEALAPVEIMNL, translated from the coding sequence ATGACAAATCCCACTCTTGCGCCCTACGGTAGTTGGTCTTCCCCCCTCACCGCCGATACAATTTTGGCCAGTAGTATTGGCCTGGGGGCTGTTGTTTGGGATGGCGATGACATCTATTGGTTAGAAAGCCGGCCCCAGGAAAAGGGGCGCAATGTGCTGGTGCGCTATCGCCAGGGCCAGGCCGAGGATATCACCCCGGCCCCCTTCAATGTGCGAACACGGGTGCATGAGTACGGTGGTGGGGCCTTTCTGGTTTCAGGGGGAACGGTTTATTTTAGCCACTTTGCCGATAATCAACTCTATCGACAAGGCCCTGGCCAGGAACCCCAGGCCCTAACCCAAGGGACGACTCAACGCTATGCGGATTTTGTCTTAGATTCTGCGCGTCAACGTCTGATCGCCGTCTGTGAAGACCATACCCTGCCGGGACAAGAACCCGAAAATTTGTTAGTAGCGATAGATCTGGTCACAGGCAAAGTCACGCCGCTGGCCCAGGGAAGTAATTTTTATGCGGCCCCCCGCCTTAGCCCCGATGGTCAATCTTTGGCCTGGATGAGTTGGGATCATCCCAATCTACCCTGGGACAACAGCCAATTGTGGTTAGCCGAGATTGCGGATAACGGGGATTTGGTGAATCCTCACTGTCTAGCGGGGCTGGAGCTGGCGGAATCCATCCATGAACCTAAGTGGGGGCCCGATGGCGGTCTCTACTTTTCTAGTGACCGTTCCGGCTGGTGGAATCTCTATCGCTACCATCAGGGCCAGATTCAACCGCTTTACCCCATGGCTGCAGAATTTGCCTATCCCCACTGGGTTTTTAGCCTATCTACCTACAGCTTTACTGATGCCAACACGATTATTTGTACCTATAGCCAAGATGGATATTGGCACCTAGCCTGCCTTGATCTACAACATCAAACGCTAACAGCCCTAAAAACCGATAACAGCAATTTTTCTTCCTTGGCCTGCAACGGCCAAACGTTGGTTTGTATTGCCAGTTCTCCCACGGAAGCCGCGAGGGTGGTGACCACCGATCTATCCTGCCAGGCCTGGCAGGTACTAAAACGCTCCAGTGATGTGACCTTAGATCCGGGCTATCTCTCCAGGCCCCAGGCCATTAGTTTCCCCACCCGTGACCACCACATTGCCCACGCTTGGTACTATCCCCCCCAAAACAAGGATTATCAGGGCCTGGCTGGAGAGCGGCCGCCTCTGCTGGTGAAAAGCCATGGAGGCCCAACAGCCCAGGCCAGCAATGCCCTCAACCTCCGGGTACAGTACTGGACAAGTCGTGGTTTTGCCTACCTCGATGTCAACTACGGAGGGAGTACGGGCTATGGTCGAGCCTACCGCCAGCGCCTAGAGGGCCAATGGGGTTGCGTTGATGTTGCAGATTGTGTGGCCGCCGCTCAATATTTGGTTGATCAAGGTTGGGTAGATAGCGATAAATTAGCCATTTCCGGGGGAAGTGCTGGCGGCTATACTACCTTAGCGGCCCTGACCTTCCACGATACCTTCAAGGCCGGTGCTAGCTACTATGGGGTCAGCGACCTGGAGGCCCTGGCTAAGGACACCCACAAATTTGAGGCCCGTTACCTCGACCGTCTGGTTGGCCCCTACCCCGAAGCCATTGACCGCTATCGACAACGCTCACCAATCTATGCCCTAGAGCGTTTGCATTGTCCAGTCATCTTCTTTCAGGGCCTGGAAGATAAGGTCGTTCCTCCCCCTCAAGCGGAGGCGATGGTAGCGGCCTTGCGGGAAAAAGGCATTCCCGTGGCCTACGTTCCCTTTGCAGAGGAACAACACGGATTTCGCATCGCCGCCAATATCAAACGGGCCTTGGAAGGGGAATTTTATTTCTATAGCCGTATTTTTGGCTTTATACCCGCCGAGGCCCTGGCTCCAGTAGAAATCATGAATCTTTAG
- the gyrA gene encoding DNA topoisomerase (ATP-hydrolyzing) subunit A, with the protein MTASADRIIATDLRNEMSRSYLEYAMSVIVGRALPDARDGLKPVHRRILFAMYELGLTPDRPFRKCARVVGEVLGKYHPHGDTAVYDALVRMAQDFSMRDPLINGHGNFGSVDNDPPAAMRYTECRLQTLTTNALLRDIEAETVDFIDNFDGSQQEPVVLPARIPQLLLNGSSGIAVGMATNIPPHNLGELIDATVALIHNPELDDRGLMQYIPGPDFPTGGQILGRSGIREAYLTGRGSITMRGVAEIETLEQRGRQDKEAIIITQLPYQTNKAALIERIAELVNEKKLEGISDIRDESDRDGMRIVIELKRDAYPRVVLNNLYKQTPLQSNFGANLLALVNGEPQTLNLKRFLTVFLDFRVETLTRRTRYELRKAEERDHLLQGLLIALDQLDAVIRLIRGAADTATAKTELVENFGLSEVQADAILQMQLRRLTALEAEKITAEHEELQLKIADLQDILARRERIDALIEEELGQIKALHASPRRTIIVQEDGEIGDIDLIANEQAVILLTEQGYIKRMPASTFGTQSRATRGKAAAKIKEDDGVEHFISCCDHDKILFFGDRGVVYSLNAYQIPVASRTARGVPIVQMLPIPKDEKITSLVTVSEFSEDTYFIMLTRQGFIKKTALSAFSNIRSNGLIAISLTEGDQLRWVRLAKEEDSVIIGSCQGMAIHFKADAQELRPLGRATRGVRAMKLRPGDELISMDILPSQIVANIGSSEEELEEEDSADLLDTEELIEEADNPGPWLLAITTGGFGKRVPIPQFRLQHRAGMGVKAIRFKSKTDRLVAIHVVNPDDELMLVTNRGIIIRQSINDISPQSRNATGVRVQRLDEDDAIAAVALVPPMGEREEESADE; encoded by the coding sequence ATGACTGCCTCTGCTGACCGTATTATCGCCACCGATCTGAGAAACGAAATGTCGCGTTCTTACCTAGAATACGCCATGAGTGTGATCGTCGGTCGCGCACTCCCCGATGCCAGGGACGGTCTGAAGCCGGTACATCGGCGGATTTTGTTTGCGATGTATGAACTAGGGCTAACCCCCGACCGGCCCTTCCGCAAATGTGCGCGGGTGGTAGGGGAAGTGTTAGGGAAATATCATCCCCACGGTGACACGGCGGTTTATGACGCCCTCGTCCGCATGGCCCAGGATTTTTCCATGCGAGACCCGCTGATTAATGGTCATGGCAATTTCGGTTCTGTGGATAACGACCCCCCAGCGGCCATGCGTTACACCGAATGTCGCCTGCAAACCTTAACCACCAATGCCCTCCTGCGGGACATCGAAGCCGAAACCGTTGATTTTATCGATAACTTTGACGGCTCCCAGCAGGAACCCGTCGTTCTGCCGGCCCGCATTCCTCAACTACTCCTCAATGGCTCTTCCGGCATTGCCGTGGGTATGGCCACCAACATCCCGCCCCACAACCTAGGGGAATTGATCGATGCCACCGTTGCCCTGATCCACAATCCTGAGCTCGATGACCGGGGACTAATGCAATATATTCCTGGGCCGGACTTTCCCACTGGGGGGCAGATTTTAGGGCGTTCCGGTATCCGCGAGGCCTATCTAACTGGGCGGGGTTCGATCACTATGCGGGGCGTGGCGGAGATTGAAACTCTCGAACAACGGGGCCGCCAGGACAAAGAAGCGATCATCATTACCCAACTCCCCTACCAAACCAATAAGGCCGCTCTGATTGAACGGATTGCGGAATTGGTGAACGAGAAAAAACTGGAGGGCATTTCCGATATTCGGGATGAAAGCGACCGCGATGGTATGCGTATCGTGATTGAACTGAAACGGGATGCCTATCCCCGCGTGGTGCTGAATAACCTCTACAAGCAAACGCCCCTCCAGAGTAACTTTGGGGCCAACCTCCTGGCCCTGGTGAACGGCGAACCCCAGACCCTCAACCTCAAGCGTTTTCTAACGGTTTTCCTTGACTTTCGCGTTGAAACCCTGACCCGCCGGACGCGCTACGAATTACGCAAGGCCGAAGAACGAGACCACCTGCTCCAGGGCCTACTGATTGCCCTCGACCAGCTCGATGCTGTGATTCGTCTGATCCGGGGGGCCGCCGATACCGCTACGGCTAAAACCGAGTTGGTTGAGAATTTTGGCCTGTCAGAAGTCCAGGCCGATGCCATTCTTCAGATGCAATTGCGTCGGTTAACGGCCCTGGAAGCGGAAAAAATCACCGCAGAGCATGAGGAACTCCAGCTTAAAATTGCCGATCTCCAGGATATTTTGGCCCGCCGCGAGCGGATCGATGCCCTGATCGAGGAGGAACTGGGGCAAATCAAGGCCCTCCATGCCTCTCCCCGCCGTACCATCATCGTCCAAGAGGATGGGGAAATTGGCGATATTGACCTGATCGCCAACGAGCAGGCTGTTATTTTATTAACGGAACAGGGTTACATTAAGCGGATGCCCGCCAGTACCTTTGGGACTCAGAGCCGGGCCACGCGGGGTAAAGCTGCCGCCAAAATTAAGGAAGACGATGGGGTCGAGCATTTTATTTCCTGCTGTGACCACGACAAAATCCTCTTCTTCGGCGACCGGGGGGTAGTCTATAGCCTCAATGCCTACCAAATTCCCGTAGCCTCCCGCACCGCTCGTGGCGTTCCCATCGTGCAGATGTTACCCATTCCCAAGGATGAGAAAATTACCTCCCTGGTGACGGTGTCTGAGTTCAGCGAAGATACCTACTTCATCATGCTGACGCGCCAGGGCTTTATCAAAAAAACGGCCCTTTCAGCCTTTAGTAATATTCGCTCCAATGGCCTGATTGCAATTTCCCTCACTGAAGGCGATCAATTGCGCTGGGTTCGCTTAGCCAAGGAAGAAGATAGTGTCATCATTGGTTCCTGCCAAGGGATGGCCATTCATTTCAAGGCCGATGCTCAGGAATTGCGGCCCCTCGGCCGGGCCACACGGGGGGTCAGGGCCATGAAACTCCGTCCAGGGGATGAACTGATCAGCATGGATATCTTACCCAGTCAAATTGTGGCCAATATTGGCAGTAGCGAGGAGGAACTAGAGGAAGAGGACAGTGCCGATCTCCTCGATACCGAAGAACTGATCGAAGAGGCCGATAATCCTGGCCCTTGGCTCCTGGCCATTACCACTGGTGGCTTTGGTAAGCGGGTTCCCATTCCCCAATTCCGACTCCAGCACCGAGCCGGCATGGGGGTCAAGGCCATCCGCTTCAAGTCCAAAACCGACCGCCTGGTGGCCATCCATGTGGTCAATCCCGATGATGAACTGATGCTAGTGACCAACCGAGGCATCATTATTCGGCAATCGATCAACGACATTTCACCCCAGTCCCGCAATGCCACTGGGGTTCGAGTCCAGCGTCTGGATGAGGACGATGCCATTGCTGCTGTGGCCCTGGTGCCCCCCATGGGAGAACGGGAGGAAGAAAGCGCCGACGAGTAA
- a CDS encoding response regulator transcription factor — protein sequence MAVMNILIVEDEPEIAQLIQETLAREGFDCRIARDGLAALRLFQDYSPDVIILDLMLPQLDGLEVCTRIRQKPNPKDPYILMLTAKGEEIDRIIGLSTGADDYLVKPFSPRELVARVRALLRRSLRLGEENPQSIHKTQHFQLNLDQHIAIRSLETGFEEVLDLTSLEFNLLATLISSPGRVWSRSQLIDRLWGNDFFGDDRVVDTHIRRLRKKVEPDPANPLFIKTVIGLGYKFEDET from the coding sequence ATGGCAGTGATGAATATTCTGATTGTGGAAGATGAGCCGGAAATTGCCCAGTTAATTCAAGAAACCTTGGCGCGGGAAGGATTTGATTGTCGGATAGCCAGAGATGGCCTGGCGGCTCTCCGATTATTTCAAGACTATAGTCCCGATGTAATTATTTTGGACTTAATGTTGCCCCAGTTAGATGGTCTCGAAGTTTGTACTAGAATTCGTCAAAAACCCAACCCTAAAGACCCCTATATTTTAATGTTGACGGCCAAAGGTGAGGAAATCGACCGCATTATTGGCCTTTCGACCGGGGCCGATGATTATCTGGTGAAACCCTTTAGCCCAAGGGAATTAGTGGCACGGGTACGGGCCCTCCTGCGGCGTAGCCTGCGGTTAGGGGAAGAAAACCCACAATCTATCCATAAAACCCAGCATTTTCAGCTTAATCTAGACCAACACATTGCGATCCGTAGCCTAGAGACAGGATTCGAGGAAGTGCTGGATTTAACCTCCCTTGAATTTAATCTACTGGCCACCTTGATCAGTTCTCCCGGCAGAGTGTGGAGTCGTAGTCAATTAATTGATCGACTGTGGGGCAATGATTTTTTTGGCGATGATCGGGTGGTGGATACCCATATCCGCCGCCTCCGTAAAAAAGTAGAACCGGATCCTGCCAATCCCCTCTTTATCAAAACGGTGATCGGTCTAGGTTATAAGTTTGAGGATGAAACTTAG
- the sdhB gene encoding succinate dehydrogenase iron-sulfur subunit, translated as MIKLTLTIQRQQAQSPATFQSYALEVTPQITLLDCLTRIKAEQDGSLAYRKNCRNAICGSCTLRVNDRPVLACKESIGSLQAWLENNGQTPGNSLTLKPLGNLPVIRDLVVDMTAFWDDLAAIQPFLLPAQALPEREFSQSPRERQTLTQTANCILCGACYSDCDAKGKNQNFLGPHALAKVHRYLLDSRDQASQSRLEQQNQGKSGVWGCNGCRMCNLSCPMEVAPMTQIEAIKVRLFDLLDPL; from the coding sequence ATGATCAAACTGACTTTGACGATCCAGCGCCAACAGGCCCAATCCCCGGCGACCTTTCAAAGCTACGCCCTGGAGGTCACGCCCCAAATCACCCTTTTGGATTGCCTAACTCGAATCAAAGCGGAACAGGATGGTAGTTTGGCCTATCGGAAAAATTGCCGTAATGCCATCTGTGGGAGTTGTACCCTGCGGGTGAATGACCGCCCTGTGTTGGCCTGTAAAGAGAGCATTGGATCGTTGCAGGCCTGGTTAGAAAATAATGGCCAGACCCCTGGGAACAGCCTCACACTTAAACCCCTGGGCAATCTCCCCGTGATTCGGGATTTGGTGGTGGATATGACGGCCTTTTGGGATGATCTGGCGGCTATTCAGCCCTTTCTTCTGCCGGCCCAGGCCCTGCCCGAACGCGAATTTTCCCAATCTCCGAGGGAGCGGCAGACCCTCACTCAGACCGCTAACTGTATTCTCTGCGGGGCCTGTTATTCGGACTGTGATGCCAAGGGCAAAAACCAAAATTTCCTTGGCCCCCATGCCTTGGCCAAAGTACACCGCTACCTGCTAGATTCCCGAGACCAGGCCAGCCAATCCCGTCTAGAACAACAAAACCAGGGAAAGTCCGGGGTGTGGGGTTGTAATGGCTGTCGCATGTGTAACCTCTCCTGTCCCATGGAGGTGGCCCCGATGACCCAAATTGAAGCAATCAAAGTTCGTTTGTTTGACTTGCTTGATCCTCTGTAA
- the fni gene encoding type 2 isopentenyl-diphosphate Delta-isomerase: protein MSVATEERKADHIKIVLEQDVQGKAITTGFERYALEHCALPSVDFDQIDLSLTLWQKTLKAPLLMSSMTGGTAQATQINHHLAEVAQALGIAMGVGSQRAALENSDLAPTYQVRCVAPDILLFANLGLVQFNYGYGLEQAWRAVEMIEADALILHLNPLQEAVQPLGDRCWQGLWSKLETLAQQLPVPVIVKEVGNGISARVAQRLRDCGVAAIDVAGAGGTSWSEVEAHRQQDAQARQIAHCFARWGIPTAVSLQAVLAVAPELPIFASGGIRNGIDAAIALNLGATLVGTAAPLLGPATEAVDQVYAKFAGLLEELKIAAFCCDAQNLSQLRQVSLYDRETWQPIHKPSGVAS, encoded by the coding sequence ATGTCTGTTGCCACGGAAGAACGCAAAGCCGACCATATCAAAATTGTGTTGGAGCAAGATGTCCAAGGAAAGGCTATTACCACTGGTTTTGAACGCTATGCCCTGGAGCATTGCGCCCTACCCTCTGTGGACTTTGATCAGATCGATTTGAGCCTAACACTTTGGCAAAAAACCCTTAAAGCCCCTCTGTTGATGAGTAGTATGACTGGAGGGACAGCCCAGGCCACTCAGATTAATCATCACTTGGCCGAAGTGGCCCAGGCCCTGGGCATTGCCATGGGGGTAGGTTCCCAGCGGGCGGCCCTCGAAAATTCAGATCTCGCGCCGACTTACCAAGTGCGTTGTGTCGCCCCGGATATTCTACTGTTTGCCAATCTAGGTCTAGTGCAATTTAACTACGGTTATGGTCTGGAGCAGGCCTGGCGGGCCGTAGAGATGATTGAAGCAGACGCGCTCATTTTGCACCTCAATCCCCTCCAGGAAGCCGTACAGCCGTTGGGAGACCGCTGTTGGCAGGGCCTGTGGTCGAAATTAGAAACCCTGGCCCAGCAACTCCCAGTGCCCGTCATTGTCAAGGAAGTAGGTAATGGCATTAGTGCGCGGGTTGCCCAGCGTTTGCGGGATTGTGGGGTGGCGGCCATTGATGTGGCCGGGGCCGGGGGCACCAGTTGGAGTGAGGTGGAGGCCCACCGCCAGCAGGATGCCCAGGCCCGTCAGATTGCCCATTGCTTTGCCCGCTGGGGGATTCCCACCGCCGTTAGTTTACAGGCCGTTTTAGCTGTCGCCCCGGAACTACCGATTTTTGCTAGTGGGGGTATTCGGAATGGCATTGATGCGGCCATTGCCTTAAATTTAGGGGCCACTTTGGTGGGAACTGCCGCCCCCCTCCTGGGGCCCGCCACCGAGGCGGTGGATCAGGTTTATGCAAAATTTGCGGGGCTCCTGGAAGAACTCAAGATTGCGGCCTTTTGTTGCGATGCCCAGAATTTAAGCCAACTGCGTCAAGTTTCTTTATACGATAGAGAAACCTGGCAACCGATTCACAAACCCTCTGGGGTCGCTAGTTGA
- a CDS encoding ATP-binding protein, whose protein sequence is MITFATDIKNGTGKRLGYLSFDMNLQAIDTLIRNNTGLGESGATFLVGEINNRVSMISSDGKSPSQNKPQLNLDTLAIKSVVQGQSGQGLYTNSWGTPVIGVYEWLEQYNLGIVAEIDQAEAFAPAHRLTRNLLLIGLVSTLLLLIAVYLLSIKITQPILAITKASLDIASGDRQARAPVLSEDEIGILAKSFNQMTDELRDSYENLESKNQELELAREELALANSSLEKKVQERTEQLEQIIEEVKAARAEAEEANATKSVFLANMSHELRTPLNAIIGYSEILMEEAEELEPEDFIPDLEKIYRSGKLLLALINDLLDLSKIEAGKMDLYLESFNLQTFTEEITSTVEPLMKKNNNQLVLENDLASEVMMADLTKVRQSVLNLLSNAAKFTHNGTITLSLQPFNHQGQPWVSFQVRDTGIGMTPEQMDKLFQPFTQADSSTTRKYGGTGLGLAISRQFCRMMGGDIQLTSEPGQGSCFTITLPLQVSDPKDQDKA, encoded by the coding sequence ATGATCACCTTTGCGACAGATATAAAAAATGGAACAGGCAAACGACTAGGGTATCTTAGCTTTGACATGAATTTACAAGCGATTGATACTCTAATTCGTAACAATACAGGCTTGGGGGAATCTGGAGCAACTTTTCTAGTTGGAGAAATTAATAATCGTGTTTCAATGATTTCTAGTGATGGTAAGTCTCCATCTCAGAATAAACCTCAACTTAACTTGGATACTCTAGCCATTAAATCAGTTGTTCAAGGCCAGAGCGGGCAAGGGCTTTACACTAACAGTTGGGGAACGCCGGTCATTGGAGTCTATGAATGGCTGGAACAATATAACCTAGGAATCGTAGCAGAAATTGACCAAGCAGAAGCCTTTGCACCAGCCCATCGCTTGACCCGAAATTTATTACTCATCGGTTTAGTCAGCACTTTATTGCTGTTAATTGCAGTCTATTTACTTTCAATAAAAATTACCCAACCAATCCTTGCTATTACTAAGGCTTCTCTGGATATTGCCTCTGGTGATCGCCAAGCAAGGGCTCCCGTTCTGAGCGAAGATGAAATCGGGATTTTAGCAAAATCCTTTAATCAAATGACCGATGAACTCAGGGACTCCTATGAGAATTTAGAAAGTAAAAATCAGGAATTGGAGTTGGCTCGTGAGGAATTGGCTCTAGCAAATTCTAGCCTAGAGAAAAAAGTCCAAGAACGTACAGAACAGTTGGAGCAAATTATTGAAGAAGTGAAGGCAGCTAGAGCTGAAGCCGAAGAGGCTAATGCAACCAAGAGTGTCTTTCTAGCCAATATGAGTCATGAACTGCGGACTCCCCTTAACGCCATCATTGGCTACAGCGAAATCCTGATGGAGGAAGCAGAAGAACTGGAGCCAGAGGACTTTATTCCAGATTTAGAAAAAATTTATCGTTCGGGTAAACTACTCTTAGCTTTAATTAACGATTTACTGGATTTGTCTAAGATAGAAGCGGGTAAAATGGATCTCTATTTAGAAAGCTTTAATCTTCAGACCTTTACCGAGGAAATTACGAGCACGGTTGAGCCACTGATGAAAAAGAATAATAACCAACTCGTGCTTGAAAATGACCTGGCATCGGAAGTGATGATGGCAGATTTAACCAAGGTAAGACAGAGTGTTTTGAATTTGTTGAGTAATGCAGCTAAGTTTACGCACAATGGCACAATTACCCTTAGCCTACAACCCTTTAACCATCAGGGCCAGCCCTGGGTTTCTTTTCAAGTGAGGGATACGGGGATCGGGATGACCCCCGAACAAATGGACAAGTTGTTTCAGCCCTTTACCCAGGCCGATTCCTCTACCACCCGCAAGTACGGAGGAACGGGTCTAGGCCTGGCCATTAGTCGCCAATTCTGTCGCATGATGGGGGGGGATATTCAACTCACCAGTGAACCGGGCCAGGGATCCTGCTTTACTATTACTTTGCCCTTACAGGTAAGTGACCCCAAGGATCAGGACAAAGCATAG